A genomic segment from Synergistaceae bacterium encodes:
- a CDS encoding phosphatidate cytidylyltransferase, with translation MTGYSRNLVQRILSGLVIMGGVLGGIYQGGWMWILVVAVLALLSLVEYYRLLSTQIRLSRGIGYISALAVILSSTEGVRPVSIALILSLTVYAILMAEIVRRQMWGTSFAVWNTGGTLSGILFIVVPWTCLILLHNMPTGRLLLVSLFACTWSCDVMAYLVGSMWGRSHLCENISPHKTWEGFIGGILGSVLMIAFIIFIQQQPPFPLFWIGFTCSFAGQLGDLAESLIKRETGVKDTGKLIPGHGGVLDRFDSILINGLLTYLLFGVILI, from the coding sequence ATGACGGGTTATAGCCGGAATCTCGTTCAGCGAATTCTCAGTGGGCTGGTGATCATGGGGGGGGTCTTGGGCGGAATCTACCAGGGCGGGTGGATGTGGATTCTGGTGGTGGCGGTGCTCGCGTTGTTGTCCTTGGTGGAATATTACCGGCTGCTGTCGACCCAAATTCGCCTTTCCCGAGGAATCGGCTACATCTCCGCGCTGGCCGTGATCCTTTCTTCGACCGAGGGGGTGCGGCCAGTGTCTATCGCTTTGATTCTCTCTCTGACAGTTTACGCGATCCTGATGGCGGAGATTGTTCGCCGCCAGATGTGGGGAACCAGTTTTGCCGTCTGGAACACCGGAGGAACGCTTTCGGGCATTTTGTTTATCGTCGTGCCGTGGACCTGCCTGATCTTATTGCACAACATGCCCACGGGACGCCTTTTACTCGTTTCCCTCTTCGCCTGTACTTGGAGCTGTGACGTGATGGCCTACCTGGTGGGCTCCATGTGGGGAAGAAGCCACTTGTGCGAAAACATCAGCCCTCACAAAACTTGGGAGGGTTTCATCGGCGGCATTTTGGGAAGCGTCCTGATGATCGCTTTCATCATCTTCATCCAGCAACAGCCGCCTTTTCCCCTCTTCTGGATCGGCTTTACCTGTAGCTTCGCCGGTCAGTTGGGAGATCTGGCCGAATCTTTGATCAAACGGGAAACGGGCGTAAAGGATACCGGCAAGCTGATTCCCGGACATGGAGGCGTTCTTGATCGCTTCGATAGCATTTTGATCAATGGTCTTTTGACGTACCTCCTTTTTGGGGTCATTCTGATATGA